The sequence below is a genomic window from Chloroflexia bacterium SDU3-3.
CCATCAGCTTCGATGCTGATGGCCGCGTTCGGCTGCAGAGCCGCGGCCACTACCTGACAGGCGGGCCGCGCGAGCGCCAGTTTGCCCTGTTCAAGGGCTGGGCGCAGCGCTACACCGCCGATCTGTGGCCGCTGCTGGGCGACCGCTATGTGATGTACGGCGAGTGGCTGTATGGTAAGCACACCACGTTCTACACCGACCTGCCGCACTACTTCATGGAGTTCGACATCCTCGACACCCGCGAGCGCACCTTCCTCTCCACACCGCAGCGCATGCGCATGCTGGAGCGCGCGCCCTTCGTGGCCTCGGTGGCGGTGCTGCACCAGGGCGCGCTGCCCTCCATGGCGGCGCTCACCGCGCTGCTCGGCCCCTCGCTGTTTATCGCCGCCGATCACCGCGAGCGGCTGCGCGCCGTGGCCCACACCGTGGGCGTGGATGCCGAGCA
It includes:
- a CDS encoding DNA ligase, coding for MEPIYKYPRTQHLAGSGVQAGDEDLDVAPFRELAGRHLVVEEKMDGANAAISFDADGRVRLQSRGHYLTGGPRERQFALFKGWAQRYTADLWPLLGDRYVMYGEWLYGKHTTFYTDLPHYFMEFDILDTRERTFLSTPQRMRMLERAPFVASVAVLHQGALPSMAALTALLGPSLFIAADHRERLRAVAHTVGVDAEQVLRETDPTGLMEGLYVKVEDRGLVAARYKYVRSGFLQTVIDSGSHWMDRPLVPNQLRPGASLW